A region from the Vicia villosa cultivar HV-30 ecotype Madison, WI linkage group LG3, Vvil1.0, whole genome shotgun sequence genome encodes:
- the LOC131658834 gene encoding uncharacterized protein LOC131658834, with product MQGMQGQQPTAPAPTPQAAVGPDFRAFFRVDPPEFLGGLDPVIAHDWLYGMEMTFQAIQCTEEEKVIFAAQKMKGPAGRWWNTESTYFTNQGIPKDWQHFKTAFLEKYYPNSVCALKDREFQSFKQGNMSVSEYAEKFEDMAAYSRQAAYAPDELWKIDQFLMGLNADIVHSVSQREFTTYV from the coding sequence atgcaaggcatgcaagGGCAACAACCAACCGCTCCTGCTCCTACTCCTCAGGCTGCAGTAGGGCCTGATTTTCGTGCCTTCTTTCGGGTGGATCCGCCAGAGTTCTTGGGTGGCTTAGATCCTGTGATTGCTCATGATTGGTTGTATGGTATGGAGATGACATTCCAGGCTATTCAGTGCACAGAGGAAGAGAAAGTGATCTTTGCTGCTCAGAAGATGAAGGGGCCGGCAGGTAGATGGTGGAATACAGAGTCTACGTATTTCACTAACCAAGGGATTCCAAAGGATTGGCAACACTTTAAGACGGCGTTCTTGGAGAAGTACTATCCCAACAGTGTGTGTGCTTTGAAGGATCGTGAATTTCAATCTTTCAAGCAAGGCAACATGTCGGTATCTgaatatgctgagaagtttgaggaCATGGCTGCCTATTCCAGACAAGCAGCTTATGCACCAGATGAGTtatggaagattgatcagttcCTCATGGGGCTGAATGCTGACATTGTGCACAGTGTGTCTCAAAGGGAATTTACTACTTatgtttga